A portion of the Ferrimonas lipolytica genome contains these proteins:
- the rsxA gene encoding electron transport complex subunit RsxA translates to MTEYLLLLVSTVLVNNFVLVKFLGLCPFMGVSSKLESAIGMSMATAFVLTLASTCSYLVHQYLLVPLDLTYMRTLAFILVIAVVVQVTEMVVRKTSASLHRVLGIYLPLITTNCAVLGVALLNINEQHDFISSVLYGFGAAAGFALVLILFSAMRERLAAADVPAPFKGASIGMITAGLMSLAFMGFIGLVK, encoded by the coding sequence ATGACCGAATATTTGCTTTTGCTGGTCAGCACAGTGTTGGTCAACAACTTTGTGTTAGTAAAATTTTTAGGCTTATGCCCGTTTATGGGTGTATCCAGTAAGCTTGAGTCCGCTATCGGCATGTCGATGGCGACTGCATTCGTGCTGACGCTAGCCTCTACCTGTAGTTATCTCGTTCACCAGTATCTGCTGGTGCCGCTGGATCTCACCTACATGCGTACTCTTGCCTTTATTTTGGTGATTGCCGTAGTGGTGCAGGTAACTGAAATGGTGGTCCGCAAAACCAGTGCCTCACTGCACCGAGTACTTGGGATTTACCTGCCGCTAATCACCACCAACTGTGCCGTGCTTGGTGTTGCGCTGCTCAACATCAACGAACAGCATGATTTCATCAGCTCGGTGCTCTATGGCTTTGGTGCTGCTGCCGGTTTCGCCTTGGTGTTGATTCTGTTTTCCGCCATGCGTGAGCGCTTAGCCGCCGCCGACGTACCAGCCCCTTTCAAAGGTGCCTCCATTGGTATGATCACTGCGGGATTGATGTCTTTGGCCTTTATGGGCTTTATTGGCTTGGTGAAATAG
- the rsxB gene encoding electron transport complex subunit RsxB: MSSVVIAVAVIALLALIFGLILGYAAVRFKVEGDPIVEQIEEALPQTQCGQCGYPGCRPYAEAIAKGEAPINRCPPGGEATVVKLADMLGVEPEPLDGAAKDNTPTVAFIIEEDCIGCTKCIQACPVDAIVGTGKQMHTVIANDCTGCDLCVEPCPVDCIEMRPIATTTQNWNWDIARIPVKQVS; encoded by the coding sequence ATGAGCAGTGTTGTTATTGCCGTTGCTGTCATCGCCCTACTGGCGCTGATATTTGGCTTAATTCTTGGCTATGCCGCCGTTCGTTTTAAGGTCGAAGGTGACCCTATTGTCGAGCAGATCGAAGAAGCGTTACCTCAAACCCAGTGTGGCCAATGCGGTTACCCTGGCTGTCGCCCCTACGCCGAAGCCATCGCTAAAGGCGAAGCCCCAATCAACCGCTGCCCTCCAGGTGGCGAAGCAACCGTCGTCAAACTTGCCGATATGCTCGGTGTTGAACCGGAGCCCCTCGACGGTGCAGCTAAAGATAACACCCCAACGGTGGCCTTCATCATCGAAGAGGATTGCATTGGCTGCACTAAGTGCATTCAGGCCTGCCCGGTTGACGCCATTGTCGGCACCGGTAAACAGATGCATACCGTCATCGCCAACGATTGCACCGGCTGCGATCTCTGCGTTGAACCGTGCCCGGTTGATTGCATTGAGATGCGACCAATTGCCACTACGACACAAAACTGGAATTGGGATATTGCCCGAATTCCAGTGAAACAGGTTTCATAA